In a genomic window of Salmo salar unplaced genomic scaffold, Ssal_v3.1, whole genome shotgun sequence:
- the LOC123732106 gene encoding RNA-binding protein 25, protein MQEIKRVKHLLELLMVDLQLAHQEIERLRLWQKVMEDQRPRLAWNNKPIETEREREREREREMERERKAELERQEMKKKVKQAEETIKALEREIETLKEMEKEIILERERDMCIAENEKVKLVNGKVKELEREVERLKEDMTTKEIQYKIKFERAKEAYRRQNERVKQVNQNVLVLDREVVRMKEEIRLKDETEPERTFDRDRERENDWRRSEEEMKNRVEREMEMETALINDKKTSELEEVFKKIKVQLLELENMETDKKETKKYGKQTRETERD, encoded by the coding sequence CAAGAGATAGAGAGATTGAGGCTATGGCAGAAAGTCATGGAGGATCAGCGACCAAGACTGGCCTGGAACAACAAACCtattgagacagaaagagagagggaaagagagagagaaagggagatggaaagggagagaaaagCAGAATTGGAAAGACAAGAAATGAAGAAGAAAGTGAAACAGGCAGAAGAAACGATAAAAGCGTTAGAACGAGAGATTGAGACATTGAAAGAGATGGAAAAGGAAATCATacttgaaagagaaagagacatgtGTATTGCAGAGAATGAGAAAGTCAAACTGGTTAACGGAAAGGTaaaagagttagagagagaggttgagagactgAAAGAAGATATGACAACAAAAGAGATTCAATACAAAATCAAATTTGAAAGAGCGAAAGAAGCATATagaagacagaatgagagagtgaaACAGGTTAACCAAAATGTGCTAGTGTTAGACAGAGAGGTTGTGAGAATGAAAGAAGAGATTAGATTGAAAGACGAGACTGAACCAGAGAGAACAtttgatagagacagagagagagaaaatgattgGAGACGAAGTGAAGAGGAGATGAAAaatagagtggagagagagatggagatggagacagCCCTCATCAATGACAAAAAGACGTCTGAATTGGAGGAAGTCTTCAAGAAAATCAAGGTACAGCTGCTAGAATTAGAAAATATGGAAACAGACAAAAAAGAGACAAAAAAATATGGAAAGcaaacaagagagacagagagagattga